The sequence CAATTACGTTTGCTTTCGTTGCCACCCACAATCACTTCGTGCTCGACCGCGGTGGGAAGGTGTTTAACCGTTCCGCCCCCGTCATCAAGCTGCCGGCCGACGCTACTGAGGAGGATCATCTGAAGCTTCTCGGGGTCCTCAACTCCTCCACGGCCTGCTTCTGGCTCAAGCAGGTTTGCCATAACAAGGGCAGCACGGTTGACACGAAGGGCGCTCGGCAGACCCAGGTTCCATGGGAAGACTTCTATGAGTTTACCGGCACCAAGCTCCAAAGTTTTCCTTTGCCCAGCGTTTTGAATGCCAACCTACCTGAGCAAATAGACGGAGCTTCTACTGCCCTGACCAATGCTCTCCCGGGTGCTATCGTCAAGGCCTTTGGAGATGGAACGGTCACAGACACCCTGGCCATTCTGCTCGCAGAGGGCAGAGAACTTTCGGAAAAATTGCGTGCCCGAATGGTCTTCCTACAGGAAGAGCTGGATTGGAAAGTTTACAAGTCGTACGGGTTGGTAGAGGAGGACCTCACTTATCACGGCCAAAGTCTTGCTGAGCTGAACCTGGGCGAACGGGCCTTCGAAATTCATCTGGCCCGGAACATGGCGAAAGGTCAGGAAGAATCAGCCTGGTTTGACCGCCACAGCTCTTCGCCTCGCACCGATATTCCGGCTGAGTGGCCGGAGGACTACCATGTGCTGGTTCAAAAGCGTCTGGATCTGATCGGAAGCAACCCCGATATTGCCTTGCTGGAACGGCCCGAATTCAAGCGCCGCTGGGCAAGTGTCCCGTGGGAAGCACAGCAGCGTGACGCGCTAACGGACTTTGTTCGAGATCGACTGGAAGACCCCAAGTACTGGCAAGACGGCCAAGGTCCTGTTCACCGCACCGTGGCTCAGCTGGCTGATGCCGTCAAGGGCGACGCCAAACTAACACAGGCCCTGCAGGTCCTCACCGGAACAGCGGACATCGATCTGGTGCCCGCGCTAACGTCGCTCATAACCGATGAAGCGGTGCCGTTCGTCGCGCAATTCCGGTACAAAGAATCGGGACTGACAAAGTTCCGCGACTGGCAGCATGTCTGGGCTCTCCAACGCCGCGAGGACGCCGGGGACAAAGTCGAGATTCCGGTGCCGCCAAAGTACAAGCCAACGGATTTCCTGAAGACGACATATTGGCAGGCCCGTGGAAAACTGGATGTGCCTAAGGAACGCTTCATCAGCTATCCAAATGTCCACCGGCCGGGAGACGGCTCACAAATTTTCGGCTGGGCCGGTTGGAACCATGCGGAAGCTGCACTGGCGCTCGCCCGGACGCTGACTGAGCAGGATGCCAGCGGCGCATCAAAAGATGACATGGTCCCGCTCCTGGCTGGCTTGGAGGAACTCGAATCCTGGGTTGCTCAGTGGCATGCCGAGATGGACCCAGCTATCGGCGGGAGCCCAGCTGCCGCTATCTCAGGACTATTGGATCAGTACCTGCTGCGACTCGGGCTGACGCGTGAAGACCTCAAGTCATGGAGGGCGCCAGCAACCGCGACGGGACGCCGCCGCAAGAGTGCACAGGTGAAGGAAGGGGAAAACGCATGAACGGGGTAGACGCAATGATGCTTAAAGATGCATTGGACATCCCGGAACGCGTAGACGCCTCGGACTTTGTCCTGCAGCTCCACAACGGCGTTGAGGCAGCAGACCGGACGATCGGCGAATATGTCATTACGGATTCGCTCGCACGCTCCTTTGACGAGGCCCTTGGTTTGGTAGGTCGGACTCTGGCCGACGGGAGAAGCAAGGGCGCTTTCGTCCATGGTTCGTTCGGTTCGGGTAAGAGCCATTTCATGGCCGTTCTTCATCTGCTGCTGGCAGGGAACACAAGAGCTCGTCAGCTCAAGAATCTGCAGGCGGCCGTCGCCAAGCATGAGGCAACGTTGCAGAAGAAGCTCCTGGCTGTTGACTACCACTTGCTGGGAGCCGAAAGCTTCGAGAGTGCGCTTTTCAAGGGCTATCTGGACACGGTTGCTCGAGAGCGTCCCGATGCTGCTCCCGCCGTTCTTCACCAAAGCAGCCGCCTATTTGAAGACGCTGTTGAGACCCGGGAAATCCTGGGCGATGATGCGTTCTTCAAAAAGCTCAATGAGGCCAGCAGCTCATCCTCGGGCTGGGGAGCCTTTGCCGCAGCGTGGGATTCAGCCACCTTTGACGCAGCGATCCGGGAACCTGTCGCCGGCGGTGAAAGAACACGTCTTGTCCAGGCGTTGACGTCCACGATGTTCCGCAGCTACACCAAGACCGGCGACTGGCTGGACATCACTGACGGACTCCAGGCCATGACCCTGCACGCTCAGGGTCTTGGGTACGAGGGCGTCATACTCTTCCTGGACGAACTGGTCCTCTGGCTCGCCCAACACCTCGGCGACACCTCGTTTATCCAGTCCGAGACCTCCAAGGTTGCCAAGCTGGTGGAGACCGGCGCGAGTTCATTAGCTCTGCCACTAGTGTCGTTCGTCGCCAGGCAGCGTGACCTGAAGGACTTCTTGGGCGGCACGGCAATTGGCGCCGAACGCGAAGCCATCGGCCAAAGCTTCCAGTGGTGGGAAGACCGGTTTGAGGCTATTACCCTCGAAGCTGCTGATCTGCCTCGCATTGTGCATCAGCGGTTGTTGCAGCCAAAGACTGATGACGGACGGCAGGCTCTAAGTGCAGCTACCGCTTCGGTGAAAAGCAACCCGGGCGCCATGCGGCATCTTTTGGCCGACGAAGCAGGCTCCAACGAAACCGATTTCGAACTCGTGTACCCGTTTTCGCCTGCCCTGATTGATGCACTTGTGGCGCTCTCTGCGATCATGCAGCGGGAGCGGACCGCGCTGAAAATCCTGGGTGAACTGCTCAGCGCCGGCCGCGACGAGCTGCGGGTGACTGACGTTGTGCCTGTTGGGGATGTTTTCGAGCTCATCGTGCTAGGGCAGGCCAAGCCCCTGACCTCAGACATGAAGAAGCGTTTCGAGATTGCGGCGACTTTCTACATGCAGAAGATGCGCCCCTACCTGCTTAGAAAACACGGGCTGGAGGAGTCTTCAACACACGGGCTGTCACGGGACCACGTCTTCCGTACCGAGGACCGACTCGCCCGTACCCTGCTGGTTGCCGAGATTGCCCCCGGCGCCGTTTCCCTGCAAAACCTCACCGCCGCCAAACTCGCGGCGCTCAACTTCGGCACCATCAGGTCATTTATCCCGGGCCAGGAAAGCCAGACCGTCCTGCAACACGTGCGTGACTGGGCTAAAGAGTTCGGCGAAGTCACGTTGGAAGGTTCGACGGCCGATCCCGTCATTAGCGTCAGCCTGACCGGCGTGGATTCTGATGCCATCGTCGAGCGGGTCCAAGGCGAAGACACGCCAAATGCCCGCCGCACCCTGATCCGTTCCTTGATCAGCGCCTCCCTGGGCATTCCCGAGGCCGTGGGACTCATGTCCCACCGGGAACATACCTTAGTGTGGCGGGGCCAAAAAATCACCGTTGACGTGATTTTTGGCAACATCCGGGACACTGCCGAGGTGCCGGACGACGCCCTCAGGGCTGACGGAAATCGCTGGAAGGTGGTCATCGATTATCCCTTTGATTCCGAGGACCATGGCGCCCAAGAAGACCTGAACAGACTGGCAAAACTCCGCGACGGTGGCCTGGATAGCAAGACGCTGGCCTGGGTTCCGCACTTCCTGACCGCAGCGCGGATGAACGATGTCGGACAGTTGGTTCTGCTGGAGCATCTGCTAAAAGGCTCGGGCGAACAGTTCGAACAGAACGCGACAGGACTAGCACCCGCCGACCGTCCCCTGGCGCGCCGGCAACTGGAAAGTCAAAGGACCAATTTGCGTTCCAGACTGCAGGAAGCACTTCGGCAGGCCTACGGCGTCGATACGGCGAAAAAGGATGACGTAGACGTTGTCATCCAGGTGAACGAAGTCTTTTCCACCCTGGTCCCCGGGCTGAACATCCATCCGCCGGTGGCTGCAGACCTGAAAAACGCCCTGAACAAAGCGCTGGCGCAAGGGCAGGACGAGTTGTATCCCAAGCACCCCAAGTTTGAGCCAAGTGAAACAGAAGTCCGGAAAGCAGACCTGGCCACAGTCGTCGACCTGGCCGAAAAGGCCATCAGCGCTGGTGGTCGCATTGAGGGAATCGACCGGAGCAAGGCCGCCGTCCTGCATCGGGTAGCCGCTCCGCTGCAACTCGGAGAGCCGCGCGAAAGCGTCTACTCGTTGAGCGCAGCCAACTTTGGCTGGAGGGAAGGCTTCACCCGCTGGACGGCAGGTGCCACAAGCGACGTCTATATCCGGGATCTCCGCGATGAGCTTGAAGTCTTCGGTATGACCCGCGAAGTCGAGGACGTTCTAATTCTCGTGTGGTCCATGCTGGAGGACAGGCAGTGGCTGCGTGCATCGGCGCCCCTCGTCGCGGTGCCCGCAGTCGGCTCTCTAACTGACGACATGGCCCTTCGCGTTCCTGAGCTGCCCGCCGAGGAAGACTGGGCTATTGCTTCTAAACGAGCCCAATCGCTTTTCGGCGTGCAGGGCGAACCTCGCCTAAGCACCCAAAGCGTCTTACGGACGGCGCGGGCAGTCCGGGAAAAAGCCCGGACATTGATGGACCCTTCGAAGCGGCTTGTTGGTGCTTTGCATCTACACAAAGAGATATTGGGAATTCCCGACGATTCATCTCGTTTCGTGACTGCCAAGCGCGCAGCGGAGTTGGCTGGCGCTCTTTCTGCGGAAGCGGACGACGCTCTGCTAATTACGGTTCTGGCTGAGTTCGACCTTCCGCAGGAGCCCGAAGCCTTCGTGAAATCTCTCGTGACTTCGTCGCAAGTTCTGGCTGCGCTGGAAGGTGCAGATTGGAACGTCCTGGAAAAGCTGCACAGCATGGAGTCCTCCAGTGCAGCAAACGTTCGACAGACGTTGGCCGAAGGCGCCAAGGCAGAAGAGCTACACATTCAGTTGGCCCCCCGACTCAAAAAAGCAAAAGAGGACGCCTTATCGCTCATCCTCGGAACGTCGAGGCGCCCCCAGCCTCCTAAACAACCAGACACTGGCGGGCAGGAACCATTGGGGCCCACCCCTCCTGTCGATGGGTACGGCGCAGAGACCGTAGATGAGATCGAGTTGACGATTGATGTCGATAATCTGCAATCAGATTTTCAAGCGCTGCAAAATCGGGTGCAGCAAACCCTAACGAACAACCCCGGCAAGAAGCTTCGCATAAAGTGGTGGCTCGAATGATGGAATCGACGATGCTGCCGACGGCGTCCACGGCTCTGGTTCGTGAATATGCCAAACGGTTGGTGGAGCAGAAGTCGGCGCGACTTCAGGTCCTCCAGGCCCTGCCGCGGTGGGAGGGCGAACCGGTTATGGACGTTGGAGGAACTGCCGTCCATGTTCAGCCGGTGAGCTCCCAGCTCGCCGCCATTGAAGCCATCGTGGACGTATCAGAGGACGAGTTTCTGATCCTCCTGACGGACATGTCTGCAGCCGATCTCGGCGACGCAGTTATGGTGCATACGCGTAACCAGTCAGTGGAAATTCTGGACCAGTGGAGCGCAGTACCGTCCCTGTTTGGGGCGACCGCCTTGGACCGGAGTCTGACCCAACGTGGGAACTGGGTGCCCGCGGCGCTTCTCGAAAGAAGACCTGCTTCGGGATGGCCTCAGGTGCCAAACGGCTCGCTCACCGGCGACGTCGTGCTGTTTGCTCTTCTGTCCTCGGTCCTTGGAAGTACCGGGCCTGATCTGGACGAAGTGCGGCTTCTTGAAATTCTAGATAACCCATCCTCAAGGTCTGCCTGGCGAAACGCTCCTCTCGAACTCAGGCAGGAATTGATTGCATGGACCTCGGATGTACTCGGTACCGCTGCGAGCTTGGCGTTGACTCTTGCCTCAGAGTCGCCCATTTCCACATTGGCGTTCGGGCTTGCCTTCGATGTCCTATGGCCTGATATTTCTGGTTCTGCCGAGCCTAACCAAGTGGCCGCCCGGACCCGGGTAGAAAGATTCGGAAACGGTCCGATAAACGCAGGCGCGGCCCGACGACTAGCCGACTCAGCTATCGCAATGGTGCTCCGAAGGGGTTTGAACGATACACCGCAGCTCATGCAGGTCTTGACCCAGGCCGAGGAACTGCTGAACGACCTGGGCTGGGCCGAAGGCGCAGAGCGTTCTTCAATCCTGCCGCAAGGCCTCGCCGCGCGTCTCCGTATGCTGGGGCAAGCTCTGGATACTGACAACGTACGCACCGAAAATGTCCTCGCCGCCGAAGGAGCTCTTCGGGAGATTCTTGGACATCACAAGGCCGAACCAACTAATCCCGAGATTGTGGCTGCCCAGATGGCCGTCCGCGTAGGCCGGTGGCTTACACGGGTTGAGAAGCCGACTGCATCTCTGGAGGAGTCGCTATCCCTTCAAATGACGGATGGCGCCTGGATAGACCGTGCCCGGTCGGCAGTTTGGTCCGGTTCGGTTCATGAGTCCATTTCGGTCTCGTATAACAAGCTCGCCGATCAGGCGGCGGCCCGGCGCGCATCCCGAGATGGAGTAGCTGCTGCCCAGGCTTCAAAGTGGACCCAGGCCGGCGCCGGTACATCCATGCAGTCGGTTCCCTGCATCGAATCGGTACTTGAGGACGTAGTGCGTCCCCTGAAGTCGCGTTCGCTGCTGATAGTCCTGGACGGTATGAGTGCGTCAAATGCCACGGAAATAGCAGAGGGTGCGGCCGCCCGAGGATGGCAAGAACAGGTCCGGGTTGCTAATGGGGGCGCCGCTCAACGAATGGCGGCCCTCGCAGTATTTCCTACCGTGACGACATACTCGCGAACTTCACTCTTCGCCGGGTACCTGAAGGCTGGTCAGCAATCCGACGAAAAGGCCCTTTTCAATGGACCGCTATTCCACAAGAACGACCTCCGGGCGCCGGCCGGCCAGCGGCTTTCGACCGAACTGAGTGCTGCGCTAGCAGATCAGCACCAGCCCTTGGTCGCCGTCGTTCTTAATACCATTGACGATACTCTCGCCAAGCATGACCCGGGCGGCACTCAGTGGAGACTTGAAAACATTCAGTATCTGCGTGAGCTATTTGATTCGGCCTTGGAGCATGGCCGGACAGTGATCCTCACCTCCGATCATGGCCATGTCGTGGAGCGTGGAAGTACATCGAGGCCGGTGCCCGGTGCAGGCACGCGCTGGCGTCCGGAGACGTCCGGGCCTCCCTCAGACGGAGAGATACTCTTCGAAGGCCTCCGGGTTCTAGCCCCCGGAGGGAAAGCGGTACTGCCTTGGCTGGAAGACATACGCTATGGAAACCTGCAGGCGGGCTACCACGGTGGTGCAAGTCTGGCAGAGATGGCGATTCCACTACTGGTGTTCAGCAGGCCTGGCTGGCCCAGCCCCGCGGGATGGGCCCCTGCACCGCCACAGGCTCCCGTTTGGTGGAACGAACGCGTCATCGCCGCCGAGCCAGTGCCTGGTGGCCGGAGGGAACAGAAGTCCGCGCGCAAGAAGAAGCAGACGGCTAGTCCAAGCCTTGAACAAATGCCGGATACTCTGTTTGAGCTGGAACACCCGCCGGCAGTTCGAGCACCTGTTGGTGCAGAAATGTCCATTGCGGAATCTGTTCTGGCCAGTACCATCTACCATGAGCAAAGCGAACGCGCCGGCCGGCGCGCGTTGACCCCGGGTCGGGTGCAGGCAATCCTTCAAGTGCTGGTCGAGTATCGGGGTCGTGTCCACAAAGACACCCTGGCACAAGCCTCAAGTGTCAGCTCTGCACAGATGAATTCAGAACTCGCCGCTTTGAAGCGACTGCTGAACGTGGAAGGGTACCCGGTGCTTTCGCAGGACAGCGACGGCGTGACTGTTCTTCTTGATCTGAAACTGCTGTCCGAGCAGTTTGAACTGGACCACCAAAGTGCTTGAAATCAGTGGGCGCCGCCGCCGTGAAGTCGTGGATGCCCTCCGTCGGGGCACAGTCCCTCAGCAAGGTCTGGATGTCCTTGCCGTCGGCCTGGGGCGTTTCGAGGAAGCCACAGCAGACGAACTCGGCATGGTCGCTTCGGGAGGAAGCGTCTTCAAAGCGGTTCGGGGCGAGTACGGGTCAGGTAAGACTTTTTTCTCGCGCTGGCTCATAGAAAAAGGAAAGAAACTGGGTTTCGCCTCCGCCGAGGTCCAGATTTCGGAGACCGAAACACCTCTGCACCGGCTTGAAACCATCTACCGCAGAGTCACGGAGAATCTCGCGACATCCGAATTCGCTCCTAGTGCCCTGCGCGACGTCGTCGATGGGTGGTTCTTCACCTTGGAACAGGATGTTGAAGCTTCCGGCGGTGATCGTGCTAATCATTCGGCCTTTAACGCAGCGGTGCTCACTCTCATGGAACGCAGGCTCGACTCCGTTGTACGTACCGCACCGGCATTCGCCACGGTTCTTCGTGGATACCACCAGGCCATGCTTGACGGGGATCAGCTGCAGGCGGAAGGACTTCTCGCCTGGCTCGGCGGCCAGCCCCATGTTGCGGCTTCAGTCCGGCGAGCTGCGGGCATACGTGGAGAACTGGATCATTTCGGAGCACTCGGTTCTCTGCAGGGCCTGCTGACAATCCTGCGGGATAGCGAGTACAAGGGCTTGATCTTGGTCTTGGATGAGGTGGAAACCCTTCAAAGGGTCCGCTCTGATGTACGGGAAAAATCCCTCAACGCTCTCCGCCAGCTTGTTGATGAGATCGATGCCGGAAAATTTCCCGGGCTGTATCTGGTCATCACTGGCACCCCCGCATTCTTCGATGGTTCCCAGGGCATGCAGCGGCTGCCGCCCCTAGCTCAGCGGCTCGCCGTGGATTTCTCCACTGATGCACGCTTTGACAACCCTCGTGCTCCACAGATTCGGCTTCCAGGGTTCAATCTCGACTCCCTCACAGGGCTTGGGATCAAAGTTAGAGACATCTATGCGTCCGGATCCGGAACCTCACCGCGCATCTCCGCGATTGTGGATGACAAGTACATCTCTGACCTATCGCGAGCGGTTGCCGGTGAACTGGGTGGCAAAGCCGGCGTGGCACCACGCCTGTTCGTCAAAAAACTTGTGGCAGACGTACTGGACAGAGTTGATCAATTTGCGGATTTCGATCCTAGGAAAGACTACTCGCTCACAGTGTCTTCTCGAGAGCTGACGGATGAGGAAGCGGCCGTAACTAGGCTTGGAAATACGCTGTCTCCTGGTTCCGTGGATGACGTGGAGTTGAATCTGTAGTGTCAGGAACCGGCCTAAACGAAGCCGTCGAGTACCACGTTGTCAATTCGCTCGGATGGCCGGCGCTGAGGCCTCTCCAACAGGCTGCCGTCGAGCCGATACGCTCAGGCGATGACTGCTTGCTCCTGGCTCCTACCGCCGGCGGCAAGACCGAGGCCGCGTTCTTTCCGTTGTTGTCCCAAGTGGTCGAGGAAAGCTGGCGCGGGCTTTGCATTCTTTACATCACGCCGTTGCGTGCACTGCTAAACAATCTTCATCCGCGGCTTGAGGCCTACGCTGCCTGGACCGGGCACCGCGTCGGCTTGTGGCACGGCGACGTCGGGCCTACCCTACGCCGCCGGATGCTCAATGACCCGCCTGAGGTCCTTCTGACTACTCCTGAGTCGCTCGAAGCCATGCTGGTGTCGCGGAGGGTGGATCACCGAGCCCTGTTCTCGAACTTACGGGCCGTCGTCATCGACGAAGTCCATGCGTTCGCCGGAGATGACCGTGGTTGGCATCTGCTCGCCGTCCTGGAGCGTATTCAGCGCCTCGCTGACAAACCACTTCAGCGTATTGGCCTTTCCGCAACGCTCGGCAATCCGGACAGCATCCTTCGCTGGCTGCAAGGATCCGGCGTTGACAACGGCCGGCCGTCGAGAGTTATCGTCGAGGATCCAATCGCGAGTGCCCTGATGCCGGAAATAGTCCTTGACTATGTCGGTACGCTCGACAATGCAGCTGAAGTAATCTCCAGACTGCACCGGGGTGAAAAGCGTCTTGCGTTCTGCTCCTCGCGTTCAGATGCAGAAGAACTCGCTTATGCACTCCGGCAGCGGAACGTCACAACATTCGTATCTCATGCATCCCTATCGGCGGATGAACGCAGGATCAGTGAAAGCGCCTTTGCCGAGTCGAGGGATTGTGTCATCGTGTCTACTTCAACGATGGAACTGGGAATCGATGTGGGTGATCTGGACCGGGTCATTCAGATCGATTCGACGTGGACAGTATCTTCGTTCCTGCAACGTTTGGGACGGACAGGCCGTAGAACGGGCACCACACGCAACACGCTGTTCCTGACAACCACCCATGAGTCACTGTTGCGTGCTGCTGCCATTCTGCATCTGTGGTCGCAAGGCTTTGTTGAACCGGTTCTCCCCCCGCCGTCGCCCAACCATATAGCTGCTCAGCAACTGCTGGCCTTAGCCCTTCAGGAAAGCCAGGTTGGCGCTAATCGCTGGGCCCAGTGGTGGGGATCCTTACCGGTCATGGAGCAAGCCACAGAGATCCTGGAGTACCTCCGAAGTGCGGGATACCTGGAAACCGACGGGGGGATGTTGTTCATAGGTCCTGAAGCGGAGAAGAAATTCGGCCGGCGGCACTTTATGGACGTCCTCAGCGCGTTCACTGCCGCTCCTGAGCTCCGAGTCATCGCCGGTCAACGGGAGATTGGGTCTGTCTCTCCCCTGACGCTGGCACAGCGCAATACCAACGGCGAAGGCCTAAAGCTCCTCCTGTCAGGCCGGTCGTGGTGTGTGGAGGCCGTCGAGTGGGATAAGCACATCGTCCGTGTCAGTGAATTGAAGGAGAAAGGCCGCTCGAAGTGGGAAAGCGACCCGGTCCCTCAGTCGTTCGAACTGATGCAAGCTATGCGTAAGGTCCTGTTGGGCGCCACGCCGGATATCCAGCTCTCGAAGCGGGCCGTTCAACACCTGGCAGAAATCAGGGACGAAGGCAGCAATTCCGTTGATGAGGCCGGGATAGTTGTTGAAAGAGGCGATAAGGAGCAGCGCGTCTGGACTTGGGCAGGTCTAAAGGCAAATCTCACAATTCTCGCCGCACTAAACATCGAAGACTGCAAAGCCGATAACAGCAAGATCCGCCTGCCCTCCTGGGTACCACTGGATCAGGTGCGCGCGGCATCAAGTCGCGTGCACGACGCCTTCCCTGCGATAGCGCCTGACGCCGTTGAAGGTCTCAAGTTCTCTGCAGCGTTGCCTCTAGATCTTGCTGTCAGAACCTTGTCGATCCGGACGAAAGACTCCGCCGCGGCAGCCGCAACGCTTGCACAGCCCAACGTCATGAGGCACCTCTGACTTTGGGCCTTAGGGAAGCCTTATACGAAACAACCTCGAGGGGCGGCCGCGGGCGCCGTCTGTCATTTCGCCCGTGGGGACGAGCTTGGGTTCCATGGCGCGGCGGAAGGTGTCGCGCTGCAGCTCCTCGCCTATAACGGCCTGATGGATCATGCGCAGGTCGCGGAGAGTGAAAGCTCCTGTGAGCAGGCCCCCCGGGTCCGGCTCTGCAGCATAGGCGGCGCGGGCACGTTCGACAGCCTTGGTGACGATGGCGGGGTGGTCATACGGCAGGTCGGGAATCCGGTTGGCCACGGGCAGGAGTTTGACGCCCTCGGTGGCGAGGGCCGGCTCGAGTTCCTCCAGCGGCACGACATCCACGTGGGCGACGGAGAGGACCCAGCCGCGGGGATCGCGCTGCGGGTCATCGAAGACATGCAGCTGCTTTGGCTGGCGCCCGGAGACGTGGGCCTTCTCCCGCAGGGAGCGGAGGACGGCGTCGGCCAGCCGCTCCCCCTCGTGTAGGAACGTCCCTGGCAGGGCCCAGTCGTGCCCGGGCGCCTTGTCGTGCGAGACGGCCAGGACGCACAGTCCTTCGTTGGAAACTGTCAGTACCGCCGCGTCTACTGCTACCGAAGGGCGGGGATAGGCACTCAGGCTCTTGCCGGCGTCGTTAGTTGCTTCCACAGAATCAATTAGCTCACAGTTGCGCAAACTCTCCAAGCGCCCTACTCTCGAATAAGAGCAGAAACGCTCAAAAGATTCGCCGCGGGGGATAGAACCTCAAAGCTGAGGAGAAAACCGGCGGCAGATTGGGGGAATCATGAAGATCAACACTTTGCACATAGGGGCCGGAACCCGGCTCGGCCCGCTCACTCTCTTTCCGGTCTGGGCAGAAGGACGAGGCACCATCGGACTGGCAACCGGCGCGGCTGCGAACCTGGAGGTCACGGAGCTTGCCTCCGGCCCGCAGGTTTCCAAACTGACCGTCACCAACCGCGACACCCAGCCGGTCCTGCTGCTCGAAGGTGAGCTGCTGGAAGGCGGCCACCAGCACCGGGTCTGCGCCCGGGACATGATCCTGGCTCCGGGCGAAAGCCGCGACGTGGACACCTACTGCGTGGAGCAGGGCCGGTGGGGCGGCGCTTCGGCGCACGGCCGGTCCGGACGGCGAGCCCCGCTGAACGTGCGGGCGGAACTGAATCGATCCGTCCGTGACCATGGGACGCAGGGCCGCGTCTGGGAACGGGTGGCCCGGTTCCAGGGCATGCACACCATGTCGGCCTCGGGCTCGCTGGTGGAGCACCTCGACGCCGGCACCCGTCACGCAGCCCTGAACCTGACGAAGCTGCCGGCACCGGTCGACGGCCAGCGCGGCGTCGTCGTTGGCTTTGGCGGCAAGGCCCTGATGCTGGAGCTCTTCGGCAGCCACAGGCTGTTTGCGCAGCACTACCGTTCCATGGTCGAGGCGGCGTGGCTGGACATCCAGGTCTCGGCCGGCCACGTGCCCAGCGTCGGGACGCCGGCGCAGTCGGCACGGGACCTGGCCGTCCGGGTGATGGAGCTCAGCCTCCCGCCACTCCCCCACGGCTTCGCCCAGAACGTCGGGCCGGTCGCGGTCAGCGGAATCTCGGCACCGGCCAAGACCGGTCCCGCCCTCGCACACTTGAGCGGCTGGGACACCCGCCACCCGATGATGGCGATCTAACCGCCGCCGCTCACCTCATCTCCTCAAACCCGCAGTACCCCCTAGCCTTTGGAGGCCCTATGAACCTAAACTCCCTGCAGAACGACCGCGCCGCCGGCGTCCTGGTCACCCTCGCCGCCGGCGACGCCTTGGGCGCCGGCTACGAATTCGGGCCGGCCCTGCCGGACAGCGCGCCGGTCAGCATGAAGGGCGGCGGACCGTTCGGCTTCGCCCCCGCCGAGTGGACGGACGATACGTCCATGGCGATCGTCATCGCCGAGTCCCTGCTCGAGGCGGCCGGTGACGGGCGCGGCTTGG is a genomic window of Arthrobacter sp. Marseille-P9274 containing:
- the pglZ gene encoding BREX-2 system phosphatase PglZ, which encodes MMESTMLPTASTALVREYAKRLVEQKSARLQVLQALPRWEGEPVMDVGGTAVHVQPVSSQLAAIEAIVDVSEDEFLILLTDMSAADLGDAVMVHTRNQSVEILDQWSAVPSLFGATALDRSLTQRGNWVPAALLERRPASGWPQVPNGSLTGDVVLFALLSSVLGSTGPDLDEVRLLEILDNPSSRSAWRNAPLELRQELIAWTSDVLGTAASLALTLASESPISTLAFGLAFDVLWPDISGSAEPNQVAARTRVERFGNGPINAGAARRLADSAIAMVLRRGLNDTPQLMQVLTQAEELLNDLGWAEGAERSSILPQGLAARLRMLGQALDTDNVRTENVLAAEGALREILGHHKAEPTNPEIVAAQMAVRVGRWLTRVEKPTASLEESLSLQMTDGAWIDRARSAVWSGSVHESISVSYNKLADQAAARRASRDGVAAAQASKWTQAGAGTSMQSVPCIESVLEDVVRPLKSRSLLIVLDGMSASNATEIAEGAAARGWQEQVRVANGGAAQRMAALAVFPTVTTYSRTSLFAGYLKAGQQSDEKALFNGPLFHKNDLRAPAGQRLSTELSAALADQHQPLVAVVLNTIDDTLAKHDPGGTQWRLENIQYLRELFDSALEHGRTVILTSDHGHVVERGSTSRPVPGAGTRWRPETSGPPSDGEILFEGLRVLAPGGKAVLPWLEDIRYGNLQAGYHGGASLAEMAIPLLVFSRPGWPSPAGWAPAPPQAPVWWNERVIAAEPVPGGRREQKSARKKKQTASPSLEQMPDTLFELEHPPAVRAPVGAEMSIAESVLASTIYHEQSERAGRRALTPGRVQAILQVLVEYRGRVHKDTLAQASSVSSAQMNSELAALKRLLNVEGYPVLSQDSDGVTVLLDLKLLSEQFELDHQSA
- a CDS encoding DUF6079 family protein yields the protein MNGVDAMMLKDALDIPERVDASDFVLQLHNGVEAADRTIGEYVITDSLARSFDEALGLVGRTLADGRSKGAFVHGSFGSGKSHFMAVLHLLLAGNTRARQLKNLQAAVAKHEATLQKKLLAVDYHLLGAESFESALFKGYLDTVARERPDAAPAVLHQSSRLFEDAVETREILGDDAFFKKLNEASSSSSGWGAFAAAWDSATFDAAIREPVAGGERTRLVQALTSTMFRSYTKTGDWLDITDGLQAMTLHAQGLGYEGVILFLDELVLWLAQHLGDTSFIQSETSKVAKLVETGASSLALPLVSFVARQRDLKDFLGGTAIGAEREAIGQSFQWWEDRFEAITLEAADLPRIVHQRLLQPKTDDGRQALSAATASVKSNPGAMRHLLADEAGSNETDFELVYPFSPALIDALVALSAIMQRERTALKILGELLSAGRDELRVTDVVPVGDVFELIVLGQAKPLTSDMKKRFEIAATFYMQKMRPYLLRKHGLEESSTHGLSRDHVFRTEDRLARTLLVAEIAPGAVSLQNLTAAKLAALNFGTIRSFIPGQESQTVLQHVRDWAKEFGEVTLEGSTADPVISVSLTGVDSDAIVERVQGEDTPNARRTLIRSLISASLGIPEAVGLMSHREHTLVWRGQKITVDVIFGNIRDTAEVPDDALRADGNRWKVVIDYPFDSEDHGAQEDLNRLAKLRDGGLDSKTLAWVPHFLTAARMNDVGQLVLLEHLLKGSGEQFEQNATGLAPADRPLARRQLESQRTNLRSRLQEALRQAYGVDTAKKDDVDVVIQVNEVFSTLVPGLNIHPPVAADLKNALNKALAQGQDELYPKHPKFEPSETEVRKADLATVVDLAEKAISAGGRIEGIDRSKAAVLHRVAAPLQLGEPRESVYSLSAANFGWREGFTRWTAGATSDVYIRDLRDELEVFGMTREVEDVLILVWSMLEDRQWLRASAPLVAVPAVGSLTDDMALRVPELPAEEDWAIASKRAQSLFGVQGEPRLSTQSVLRTARAVREKARTLMDPSKRLVGALHLHKEILGIPDDSSRFVTAKRAAELAGALSAEADDALLITVLAEFDLPQEPEAFVKSLVTSSQVLAALEGADWNVLEKLHSMESSSAANVRQTLAEGAKAEELHIQLAPRLKKAKEDALSLILGTSRRPQPPKQPDTGGQEPLGPTPPVDGYGAETVDEIELTIDVDNLQSDFQALQNRVQQTLTNNPGKKLRIKWWLE
- the brxD gene encoding BREX system ATP-binding protein BrxD translates to MNWTTKVLEISGRRRREVVDALRRGTVPQQGLDVLAVGLGRFEEATADELGMVASGGSVFKAVRGEYGSGKTFFSRWLIEKGKKLGFASAEVQISETETPLHRLETIYRRVTENLATSEFAPSALRDVVDGWFFTLEQDVEASGGDRANHSAFNAAVLTLMERRLDSVVRTAPAFATVLRGYHQAMLDGDQLQAEGLLAWLGGQPHVAASVRRAAGIRGELDHFGALGSLQGLLTILRDSEYKGLILVLDEVETLQRVRSDVREKSLNALRQLVDEIDAGKFPGLYLVITGTPAFFDGSQGMQRLPPLAQRLAVDFSTDARFDNPRAPQIRLPGFNLDSLTGLGIKVRDIYASGSGTSPRISAIVDDKYISDLSRAVAGELGGKAGVAPRLFVKKLVADVLDRVDQFADFDPRKDYSLTVSSRELTDEEAAVTRLGNTLSPGSVDDVELNL